In one Pseudodesulfovibrio tunisiensis genomic region, the following are encoded:
- a CDS encoding TAXI family TRAP transporter solute-binding subunit has product MKYGTRLPAALLAALFLAIVFGCSSESSHEHQAESGTKTKEKQRFLAFGGGPTGGTFNFFANKMSSEISNTYNYLDISPKGSGGSAENLRTLNKNAVDMGIVYSGDAFLGRNAKLPNDPNYYDGVQALAFLYGAPAQLITHRGANINSVHDLVGRTVAVGNPGSGAALAAERFFRHLGIWDRIGHRTLGYSQAAADFSDKRIDAFWVLVGYPNSSIIEAATRSRVKLVDLHTDAVKSGFYDKYPFYTRVVIPAGTYEGQTAPVETFQDAALWCASEKLDAEIVQDGLTAVFSEQGIKDIITAHKAARDMSVQHALTGISIPLHPGAVSFWQEKGLTIPASMLP; this is encoded by the coding sequence ATGAAATACGGAACTCGCCTGCCTGCGGCTCTTCTGGCCGCCCTCTTTCTTGCAATTGTGTTCGGCTGCTCTTCCGAATCCTCGCACGAGCACCAGGCCGAATCAGGCACAAAAACAAAAGAAAAACAAAGATTTCTCGCATTCGGAGGCGGCCCGACCGGCGGCACCTTCAACTTTTTCGCCAACAAGATGTCCAGCGAGATATCCAATACCTACAACTATCTGGACATTTCCCCCAAAGGGTCCGGCGGATCGGCGGAAAACCTGCGCACCCTGAACAAGAACGCCGTGGACATGGGCATAGTCTATTCCGGAGACGCGTTCCTCGGGCGCAACGCCAAGCTCCCCAACGACCCGAACTACTACGACGGGGTACAGGCTCTGGCATTCCTGTACGGCGCACCCGCCCAGCTCATCACGCACAGGGGTGCGAACATCAACTCCGTGCACGACCTTGTCGGCAGGACCGTGGCCGTGGGCAACCCGGGCTCGGGAGCAGCATTGGCCGCTGAACGCTTTTTCCGCCATCTCGGAATATGGGACAGGATCGGCCACCGCACGCTGGGCTATTCCCAGGCAGCAGCGGATTTCTCCGACAAGCGGATCGACGCGTTCTGGGTGCTGGTCGGCTATCCCAATTCCTCGATCATCGAGGCGGCCACCCGGTCGCGCGTGAAGCTGGTCGACCTGCACACCGATGCGGTCAAATCCGGATTCTACGACAAATACCCCTTCTATACCCGGGTGGTCATTCCCGCGGGCACCTATGAAGGACAGACCGCACCCGTGGAAACCTTTCAGGACGCCGCGCTCTGGTGTGCCAGCGAAAAACTGGATGCCGAAATCGTGCAGGACGGCCTCACGGCCGTCTTCTCCGAGCAGGGAATCAAGGACATAATCACCGCGCACAAGGCGGCCCGGGACATGTCCGTGCAACACGCCCTGACAGGAATATCCATTCCCCTGCACCCGGGCGCGGTCTCGTTCTGGCAGGAAAAGGGACTCACCATTCCGGCCAGCATGCTGCCCTGA
- a CDS encoding 30S ribosomal protein S1, with protein sequence MEKTAVETPEMEMNFEAALEDYLNSDFGDLDEGTIVSGEVVKVDKDYVLVDVNFKSEGQIPVAEFTDSEGNVTVNVGDKVDVYVARKNEAEGTILLSRDKAKRMQLFDKLEDVQEKDGVAVGRIIRRIKGGYTVDLGGVEAFLPGSHVDLRPVPDMDALVNQEFDFKILKINRRRSNVIVSRRVLLEEQRAEQREALLETLAEGQVVQGKVKNITEYGVFIDLGGLDGLLHITDMSWKRIKHPKEMVQLGDDLELKILNFDKEGEKVSLGLKQLVPDPWQNIAEKYPEGSKFTGTVTNLADYGAFVELEEGVEGLVHISEMSWTRKLRHPSQMVKVGEEVDVVVLGVDQDKKRISLGMKQVNPNPWDVVAEKYPEGTILEGTIKNITEFGVFIGIEEGIDGLIHVSDISWTKKIRHPSEVYKSGDSVQAKVLTVDKENEKFTLGVKQLTEDPWSHVPGKYPVGQLVNGTVTNITDFGLFVEVEEGIEGLVHVSEISRKKVKSPSEMFKEGDTIEAKVIHVSADERRLGLSIKQLKDDTEKRKPKSYGSSPADAGATLGDLLREKLQEVAGIEEAKAADEDEI encoded by the coding sequence ATGGAAAAAACCGCTGTTGAAACCCCTGAAATGGAAATGAACTTCGAGGCCGCTCTCGAAGACTACCTGAATTCCGACTTCGGGGATCTTGATGAAGGCACCATTGTTTCCGGTGAAGTCGTCAAGGTTGACAAGGACTACGTACTCGTTGACGTCAATTTCAAGTCCGAGGGACAGATTCCGGTTGCGGAATTCACTGATTCCGAAGGCAACGTGACTGTCAATGTCGGCGACAAGGTCGACGTGTACGTGGCTCGCAAGAACGAAGCCGAAGGCACCATCCTGCTGTCCCGTGACAAGGCCAAGCGGATGCAGCTTTTCGATAAACTGGAGGATGTCCAGGAAAAGGACGGCGTGGCCGTCGGCCGGATCATCCGTCGCATCAAGGGCGGTTACACCGTCGATCTTGGCGGCGTCGAGGCATTCCTCCCCGGTTCCCACGTGGACCTGCGCCCTGTCCCGGACATGGACGCTCTGGTCAACCAGGAATTCGATTTCAAGATTCTCAAGATCAACCGCCGCCGCAGCAACGTGATCGTGTCCCGCCGCGTGCTCCTCGAAGAGCAGCGCGCCGAGCAGCGCGAAGCCCTGCTGGAGACTCTGGCCGAAGGTCAGGTCGTTCAGGGCAAGGTCAAGAACATCACCGAATACGGCGTGTTCATCGACCTCGGCGGTCTGGATGGCCTGCTGCACATCACCGACATGTCCTGGAAGCGCATCAAGCATCCCAAGGAAATGGTGCAGCTGGGCGACGATCTCGAACTCAAGATTCTCAACTTCGACAAGGAAGGCGAGAAGGTCTCCCTCGGTCTCAAGCAGCTCGTGCCTGATCCGTGGCAGAACATCGCCGAGAAGTACCCCGAGGGTTCCAAGTTCACCGGTACCGTCACCAATCTGGCCGACTACGGCGCGTTCGTGGAGCTGGAAGAAGGCGTGGAAGGACTGGTCCACATCTCCGAGATGTCCTGGACCCGCAAGCTCCGCCATCCCTCCCAGATGGTCAAGGTCGGCGAGGAAGTGGACGTTGTCGTCCTCGGCGTCGATCAGGACAAGAAGCGCATCTCTCTGGGCATGAAGCAGGTCAACCCCAACCCGTGGGATGTGGTGGCCGAGAAGTACCCCGAGGGAACCATTCTCGAAGGCACCATCAAGAACATCACCGAATTCGGCGTGTTCATCGGCATCGAGGAAGGCATCGACGGCCTGATCCATGTGTCCGACATCTCCTGGACCAAGAAAATCCGCCATCCTTCCGAGGTCTACAAGAGCGGTGATTCCGTCCAGGCCAAGGTCCTGACCGTGGACAAGGAGAACGAGAAGTTCACCCTGGGCGTCAAGCAGCTGACCGAGGATCCCTGGAGCCACGTGCCCGGCAAGTACCCCGTGGGTCAGCTCGTGAACGGCACCGTGACCAACATCACCGACTTCGGTCTCTTCGTCGAGGTCGAGGAAGGCATCGAGGGTCTGGTGCACGTGTCCGAGATCAGCCGCAAGAAGGTCAAGTCTCCCTCCGAGATGTTCAAGGAAGGCGACACCATCGAAGCCAAGGTCATCCATGTCAGCGCTGATGAACGCCGCCTCGGCCTGTCCATCAAGCAGCTCAAGGACGACACCGAGAAGCGCAAGCCCAAGAGCTACGGCAGCAGCCCGGCCGACGCCGGCGCCACTCTGGGCGACCTGCTCCGCGAAAAGCTCCAGGAAGTTGCCGGCATCGAAGAAGCCAAGGCAGCCGACGAGGACGAGATCTAG
- the livM gene encoding high-affinity branched-chain amino acid ABC transporter permease LivM — translation MTTRGSKKIWITVGIGLLWFLALLWPLLGIHPEGLEFGRTFDVFLKVAVAAVSITLLYRLRERGALDMVESPLRRLATGAQAVVARTPKWVLYLVILAVAIIFPLVTKRYAHDIAISVLMYVCLGLGLNIVVGLAGLLDLGYIAFYGVGAYTYAILYSHFGLAFWICLPVAGVMAAIAGCIIGYPTLRMRGDYLAIVTLGFGEIVRLILNNWMELTNGPNGIISLKRPAILWPDFANGFSFETLYLKKLWMMYYLILIITILTIIAVYRLNHSRIGRAWEAIREDETAAELMGVNTFLLKLLAYASGAVFAGFAGAFFAARMKMVSPESFTFLESAMVLAMVVLGGMGSIPGVILGVVALVALPEAFRQFELYRMLVFGGVMTLMMLVRPKGLLPAKRVGKRSEEME, via the coding sequence TTGACGACACGCGGGTCTAAGAAAATCTGGATAACCGTGGGCATCGGCCTGCTCTGGTTCCTGGCTCTGCTCTGGCCCCTGCTCGGCATCCATCCCGAGGGGCTGGAATTCGGCCGTACATTCGACGTGTTTCTCAAGGTGGCCGTGGCCGCCGTGAGCATCACCCTGCTGTATCGGCTGCGGGAGCGCGGCGCACTGGACATGGTGGAATCCCCGCTCCGCAGGCTTGCGACGGGTGCGCAGGCCGTGGTCGCCCGGACGCCGAAATGGGTCCTGTATCTCGTGATTCTGGCCGTGGCCATCATTTTTCCGCTGGTCACCAAACGCTATGCCCACGACATCGCCATCAGTGTGCTCATGTACGTGTGCCTCGGCCTCGGCCTGAACATCGTGGTGGGATTGGCCGGACTGCTCGACCTCGGATACATCGCGTTCTACGGGGTGGGGGCCTACACCTATGCCATTCTGTATTCGCACTTCGGTCTGGCCTTCTGGATATGCCTGCCCGTGGCCGGGGTGATGGCTGCGATAGCTGGCTGCATCATCGGGTATCCCACCCTGCGCATGCGAGGCGACTATCTGGCCATCGTGACCCTCGGATTCGGGGAGATCGTGCGCCTGATCCTGAACAACTGGATGGAGCTGACCAATGGCCCGAACGGCATCATCAGCCTGAAGCGGCCCGCGATCCTGTGGCCGGATTTCGCGAACGGATTTTCCTTCGAGACCCTGTATCTGAAAAAGCTCTGGATGATGTACTATCTCATCCTGATCATCACGATTCTGACCATCATCGCGGTGTACCGGCTCAACCATTCGCGCATCGGCAGGGCGTGGGAGGCGATCCGCGAGGACGAGACCGCTGCCGAACTCATGGGCGTGAACACGTTTCTGCTCAAGCTGCTGGCCTATGCCTCGGGTGCGGTCTTTGCGGGGTTTGCCGGCGCGTTCTTTGCCGCGCGCATGAAGATGGTCAGCCCGGAATCCTTCACGTTTCTGGAATCGGCCATGGTACTGGCCATGGTCGTGCTGGGCGGCATGGGCTCCATCCCGGGCGTGATCCTCGGCGTGGTGGCGCTGGTGGCCCTGCCCGAGGCGTTCCGCCAGTTCGAGCTGTACCGCATGCTCGTGTTCGGCGGGGTCATGACCCTGATGATGCTGGTCCGGCCCAAGGGGCTGCTTCCGGCCAAACGCGTTGGCAAGCGCTCGGAAGAAATGGAATAA
- a CDS encoding cell division protein ZapA, whose product MPRYTLNLLGLEISFKTDAENNRIEAAQAFLEEKFQELGKHADNISKEKMLTFLLLGLADDYLVCRERLEQLEGKISEILEKTE is encoded by the coding sequence ATGCCTCGCTACACGCTGAATCTTCTCGGACTTGAGATTTCCTTTAAGACGGATGCGGAAAACAACCGTATCGAAGCGGCTCAGGCCTTTCTTGAGGAGAAGTTTCAGGAATTGGGCAAGCATGCTGATAATATCAGCAAGGAAAAAATGCTCACGTTCCTGCTTCTGGGGTTGGCGGACGATTATCTGGTCTGCCGGGAAAGGCTGGAGCAGCTGGAAGGAAAAATCAGCGAGATTTTGGAAAAGACCGAATAG
- a CDS encoding ABC transporter ATP-binding protein: MDNNTPILELRNVVAAYGRIQALKGVSLKVHAGEIVSIIGANGAGKSTTLMAICNVVPVVSGDILYQGERINDVSSERLPARGLCQVPEGRRIFPRLTVTENLEMGAFFRRDTSVIRQDMDRVYELFPKLRERRKQLGGTLSGGEQQMLAMGRAIMSRPRVLLLDEPSMGLAPLLVQQIFRIIKEINEQGVTVVLVEQNANLALQCASRGYVLETGSVVMEDDARALLDNPDIRKAYLGE; encoded by the coding sequence ATGGACAACAATACCCCCATACTCGAACTTCGTAACGTGGTGGCCGCCTATGGCCGCATTCAGGCGCTCAAGGGCGTTTCCCTCAAGGTGCACGCCGGAGAGATCGTCTCCATCATCGGAGCCAACGGCGCGGGCAAGTCCACCACGCTCATGGCCATCTGCAACGTGGTGCCCGTGGTGAGCGGCGACATCCTGTATCAGGGCGAGCGCATCAACGACGTGAGTTCGGAGCGCCTGCCCGCGCGCGGCTTGTGTCAGGTGCCCGAGGGGCGGCGCATCTTTCCGCGTCTGACCGTGACCGAGAATCTGGAGATGGGCGCGTTCTTCCGGCGCGACACCTCCGTCATTCGGCAGGACATGGACCGGGTGTACGAACTTTTTCCCAAGCTGCGGGAGCGCCGCAAACAGCTCGGCGGCACCCTGTCCGGGGGAGAGCAGCAGATGCTCGCCATGGGCCGGGCCATCATGAGCCGTCCCCGGGTGCTGCTTCTGGACGAGCCGTCCATGGGGCTGGCACCGCTTCTGGTGCAGCAGATTTTCCGCATCATCAAGGAAATCAACGAACAGGGCGTGACCGTGGTGCTGGTGGAACAGAACGCGAATCTGGCGCTGCAATGCGCGAGCCGGGGGTATGTGCTGGAAACCGGCAGCGTGGTCATGGAAGACGATGCCCGCGCCCTGCTTGACAATCCGGACATACGCAAGGCCTACCTCGGGGAATAG
- the sppA gene encoding signal peptide peptidase SppA, which yields MENAKLKFSQRHPLVFGVIMILMAVALFLGATALFRALGMGAGGSLFASDKLGIVHIRGVLTDSTDIVDWITRLKENDSVKGVLLRVDCPGGAIAPSQEIYQAVRELDQVKPVVASYATVAASGGYYSTCPARIIVANPGSLTASIGVIAEFMTFGQTLEKLGVKPEVLTTGRYKGVGTPLRDLTSEQRDQLLGLIQDFHDQFVDDVAAARDMKRDRVAAIADGRAVSGRQALALGLVDKLGGQTEAVRILKQLCEIKGKVPVLEGPEEEEPLMQKILGSLGILPTSQYNGWNFSYK from the coding sequence ATGGAGAACGCAAAGCTCAAGTTCTCCCAGCGCCACCCCCTCGTTTTCGGGGTGATCATGATACTTATGGCCGTAGCCCTCTTTCTGGGGGCTACGGCCTTGTTTCGTGCGCTCGGCATGGGGGCGGGCGGCTCCCTGTTCGCCTCGGACAAGCTCGGCATCGTCCACATCCGTGGCGTACTGACCGATTCCACGGACATCGTGGACTGGATCACCCGGCTCAAGGAAAACGACTCGGTCAAGGGCGTGCTCCTGCGCGTGGATTGTCCGGGCGGCGCAATCGCTCCGTCTCAGGAAATCTATCAGGCCGTGCGTGAACTCGATCAGGTCAAGCCCGTGGTGGCCTCCTATGCGACTGTCGCGGCCAGCGGTGGCTATTATTCCACCTGTCCCGCCCGAATCATCGTGGCCAATCCCGGTTCACTGACCGCGTCCATCGGCGTGATCGCGGAATTCATGACCTTTGGCCAGACCCTTGAAAAACTCGGGGTCAAACCCGAAGTCCTCACGACCGGCCGCTACAAGGGCGTGGGCACGCCCCTGCGTGATCTGACTTCGGAACAGCGCGACCAGCTCCTCGGACTCATTCAGGATTTTCACGACCAGTTCGTGGACGATGTGGCCGCTGCCCGGGACATGAAACGCGACCGCGTGGCTGCCATTGCCGATGGTCGGGCCGTGTCCGGCAGGCAGGCGCTCGCCCTCGGTCTCGTGGACAAGCTCGGCGGACAGACCGAAGCCGTGCGCATCCTCAAGCAGCTCTGCGAAATCAAGGGCAAGGTGCCCGTGCTCGAAGGACCCGAGGAAGAAGAACCGCTCATGCAGAAAATCCTCGGCTCGCTCGGCATCCTCCCCACCAGCCAATACAACGGCTGGAATTTCTCCTACAAGTAG
- a CDS encoding branched-chain amino acid ABC transporter permease, translated as MEYFLQQLINGITLGGVYALIALGYTMVYGIIQLINFAHGEFFAAGGYMGVIFITWLAAQGVHPYVCMGLGLVLAMIYCALLAMAVEKLAYKPLRRASRLSVLLSALGMSIFLQNGLMLTQGVYDRPYPSELTQGGFEFGMITISYMQIVIVALTALLLVGLNLLVFRTRIGKAMRATAQDKTMSALVGINASRIISLTFAIGAGLAAAAGIMVGFYYGSVNYTMGFVPGIKAFAAAVLGGIGNITGAMIGGVIIGMVEIFAAGYLSSEYKDVFAFIILIAVLYFRPTGIMGENVDDTRV; from the coding sequence ATGGAATATTTCCTTCAACAGTTGATCAACGGCATCACGCTGGGCGGGGTCTATGCCCTGATCGCGCTGGGCTACACCATGGTGTACGGCATCATCCAGCTCATCAACTTCGCGCACGGCGAATTCTTTGCCGCAGGCGGATACATGGGCGTGATCTTCATCACCTGGCTCGCAGCGCAGGGCGTGCATCCCTACGTCTGCATGGGGCTGGGGCTGGTTCTGGCCATGATCTACTGCGCATTGCTGGCCATGGCCGTCGAGAAGCTGGCGTACAAGCCGCTTCGCAGGGCGTCGCGCCTGTCCGTGCTCCTGTCCGCGCTGGGCATGTCCATCTTTCTGCAGAACGGCCTGATGCTGACGCAGGGCGTGTACGACCGACCCTATCCCTCGGAACTGACGCAGGGCGGATTCGAGTTCGGCATGATCACCATCTCCTACATGCAGATCGTGATCGTGGCCCTGACCGCGCTGCTGCTGGTGGGGCTGAACCTGCTCGTGTTCCGGACCCGCATCGGCAAGGCCATGCGCGCCACGGCGCAGGACAAGACCATGTCCGCGCTGGTGGGCATCAATGCCAGCCGCATCATTTCCCTGACCTTTGCCATTGGCGCGGGACTGGCCGCAGCTGCGGGCATCATGGTGGGCTTCTATTACGGGTCCGTGAATTACACCATGGGATTCGTGCCCGGGATCAAGGCGTTTGCCGCAGCCGTGCTCGGCGGCATCGGCAACATCACCGGCGCCATGATCGGCGGCGTGATCATCGGCATGGTGGAAATCTTTGCGGCCGGGTATCTGTCCAGCGAATACAAGGACGTGTTCGCCTTCATCATTCTGATTGCGGTTCTGTACTTCAGGCCCACCGGCATCATGGGAGAGAACGTTGACGACACGCGGGTCTAA
- a CDS encoding RNA methyltransferase, producing the protein MLDDIAVVLFRPKYPENIGSAARACLNMGCPNLIIVDPQNFDLDKALPLATVHAKHILESARVVDTLAEALQGFTAAYGTTARTGGWRKGIMSPATAAEVVGDRVRGGGRVALVFGPEDKGLTNDETSVCSGLICIPTNREGTSLNLSQAVLVLLYECLKAALETRFTPSGPLQERPTTVDEQEALFSNLQKTLLAISFLKEDNPDYWMLPVRRFFARINLKRNEFNLLMGVCRQIQWFVDKHK; encoded by the coding sequence ATGCTTGACGATATCGCCGTGGTCCTGTTTCGGCCCAAATATCCCGAGAACATCGGGTCTGCCGCACGGGCCTGCCTGAACATGGGCTGTCCCAATCTGATCATCGTGGACCCGCAGAATTTCGATCTGGACAAGGCCCTGCCGCTGGCCACGGTCCACGCCAAGCACATTCTGGAATCCGCGCGCGTGGTGGACACTCTTGCCGAGGCGCTTCAGGGATTCACTGCTGCCTATGGCACCACGGCCCGCACCGGCGGATGGCGCAAGGGCATCATGTCTCCGGCCACGGCTGCGGAAGTCGTGGGAGATCGTGTTCGCGGCGGCGGCAGGGTGGCGCTGGTCTTTGGTCCCGAGGACAAGGGACTGACCAATGACGAGACCAGCGTGTGCTCGGGCCTGATCTGCATCCCCACGAATCGCGAGGGCACGTCCCTGAATCTGTCGCAGGCCGTGCTCGTGCTGCTGTACGAATGCCTCAAGGCTGCGCTGGAAACGCGGTTCACCCCGTCCGGGCCGCTTCAGGAACGTCCCACCACCGTGGACGAGCAGGAAGCCCTGTTTTCCAATCTGCAGAAAACCCTGCTCGCCATCAGTTTTCTCAAGGAAGACAATCCCGACTACTGGATGCTTCCGGTGCGCCGCTTTTTCGCCCGCATCAATCTGAAGCGCAACGAGTTCAATCTGCTCATGGGCGTGTGTCGCCAGATTCAGTGGTTCGTGGACAAGCACAAGTAG
- the glmU gene encoding bifunctional UDP-N-acetylglucosamine diphosphorylase/glucosamine-1-phosphate N-acetyltransferase GlmU: MTQNITALILAAGKGTRMYSDKPKVLQTLLGETVLHYVYRAVEAVLGDRILTVVGHGADMVADLYPDKRDGFVMQEPQLGTGHAVQVSREALRAQGAEYCMVINGDTPLLTVEALEKLAARAGQADVAFLTITPKDMASFGRVVRNESGHVTAIVEAKDYDMSVHGPARGEVNAGIYLLRLDAMAPLLDELRNDNANGEYYVTDLVGLAVARKLRVEGVQCGDDVNLMGINSPRELVQAENTLRRRIVEGLLDSGVLIHNPDTVIIGPDVVVEPGAEIFGHCEIYGKSRVAAGARLGSYTYIRDASFAPGCVVREFSHIEGAEVREGAAVGPYARLRPGAICGANSRVGNFVEMKKAELCEGAKASHLTYLGDARVGAGANIGAGTITCNYDGKNKFHTEIGEGAFIGSNTALVAPVTVGRDALVGAGSTITKDVPDQGTAIARGRQTNLRRRLKKS; this comes from the coding sequence ATGACGCAGAATATAACCGCACTGATTCTGGCCGCGGGCAAGGGAACCCGCATGTATTCGGACAAGCCCAAGGTGTTGCAGACCCTGCTTGGCGAAACCGTGCTGCACTACGTGTACCGCGCGGTGGAAGCCGTGCTGGGCGACCGCATCCTGACCGTGGTGGGCCACGGCGCGGACATGGTCGCGGATTTGTACCCGGACAAGCGGGACGGGTTCGTGATGCAGGAGCCGCAGCTCGGCACGGGTCACGCCGTGCAGGTGAGCCGGGAAGCCCTGCGCGCGCAGGGGGCCGAATACTGCATGGTCATCAACGGGGACACCCCGCTTCTGACTGTGGAGGCGCTGGAAAAGCTGGCCGCCCGTGCCGGACAGGCCGATGTGGCGTTCCTGACCATCACGCCCAAGGACATGGCCTCGTTCGGTCGCGTGGTGCGCAACGAGAGCGGTCATGTCACGGCGATCGTGGAGGCCAAGGACTATGACATGTCCGTGCATGGCCCGGCCCGGGGCGAAGTCAATGCCGGAATCTACCTGCTCCGTCTGGACGCGATGGCTCCGTTGCTGGACGAGCTGCGCAACGACAATGCCAACGGCGAGTACTACGTGACCGATCTGGTGGGCCTTGCCGTGGCGCGCAAGCTGCGTGTGGAGGGCGTGCAGTGCGGCGACGACGTGAATCTGATGGGCATCAATTCCCCGCGCGAGCTGGTGCAGGCCGAAAACACCCTGCGCCGTCGCATCGTGGAAGGGCTGCTGGACAGCGGCGTGCTCATCCACAATCCGGACACCGTGATCATCGGCCCGGATGTGGTCGTGGAACCGGGCGCGGAAATTTTCGGGCATTGCGAGATATACGGCAAATCCCGGGTTGCTGCCGGGGCGCGGCTCGGTTCGTACACGTACATCCGTGACGCGAGCTTTGCGCCGGGCTGCGTGGTCAGGGAATTCAGTCACATCGAGGGAGCCGAGGTACGCGAGGGCGCGGCCGTCGGACCGTACGCACGGCTCAGGCCGGGCGCGATCTGCGGGGCGAATTCCCGGGTCGGCAATTTCGTGGAGATGAAGAAGGCCGAACTCTGCGAGGGGGCCAAGGCCAGCCATCTCACGTATCTGGGCGACGCACGGGTCGGCGCCGGAGCCAATATCGGCGCCGGAACCATCACCTGCAACTATGATGGAAAAAACAAGTTTCACACCGAGATCGGAGAAGGCGCGTTCATCGGCAGCAACACCGCGCTGGTGGCTCCGGTGACCGTGGGCCGCGATGCTCTGGTCGGTGCCGGGTCCACCATCACCAAGGATGTGCCGGACCAGGGCACGGCCATTGCCCGGGGACGACAGACGAATCTCAGGAGACGCTTGAAGAAGTCTTGA
- a CDS encoding malic enzyme-like NAD(P)-binding protein, with product MALFTKEEALQYHSAKRKGKLEVFSIKPCTNQKHLSLAYSPGVAEACRAIHAKPETVYDYTNKGNLVAVVSNGTAVLGLGNIGPEAGKPVMEGKGVLFKVFSDIDVFDLNIAAKTADEVVEFCRKLEPTFGGINLEDIKAPECFEIEQRLIREMNIPVFHDDQHGTAIISGAGIINALEIANKKIEDIKVVVSGAGAAAIACSNFYVAMGVKRENIFMFDSRGLIHEGREGLNEFKRAFAQKTDAGSLADVMKGADMFLGLSVKDAISKDMVKTMAPNAIIFACANPDPEIPYDDVKEVRPDIVMGTGRSDFPNQINNVLGFPYIFRGALDCRATAINEEMKIAAAHALADLAKQPVAKDICEAYGVDSLEFGIDYIIPKPLDPRVLTHLAPAVAKAAMDTGVAQIQLDLDQYRKELEERMAASKARTANVVESFDYGF from the coding sequence ATGGCATTGTTCACCAAGGAAGAAGCGCTCCAATACCATTCCGCGAAGCGCAAGGGCAAACTCGAAGTCTTTTCCATCAAGCCCTGCACCAACCAGAAGCACCTGTCCCTGGCGTATTCCCCGGGCGTGGCCGAAGCCTGCCGCGCCATCCACGCCAAGCCCGAGACCGTGTACGACTACACCAACAAGGGCAATCTCGTGGCCGTGGTCTCCAACGGCACCGCCGTGCTCGGCCTCGGCAACATCGGCCCCGAGGCCGGAAAGCCGGTCATGGAAGGCAAGGGCGTGCTCTTCAAGGTCTTTTCCGACATCGACGTGTTCGATCTGAACATCGCTGCCAAAACCGCCGACGAGGTCGTGGAATTCTGCAGGAAGCTCGAACCCACCTTCGGCGGCATCAACCTCGAAGACATCAAGGCGCCCGAGTGCTTCGAGATCGAGCAGCGGTTGATCAGGGAAATGAACATTCCCGTGTTCCACGACGACCAGCATGGCACGGCCATCATTTCCGGCGCAGGCATCATCAACGCCCTTGAAATCGCGAACAAGAAGATCGAGGACATCAAGGTCGTGGTATCCGGCGCCGGTGCCGCCGCCATTGCCTGCTCGAATTTCTACGTTGCCATGGGCGTGAAGCGCGAAAACATCTTCATGTTCGATTCGCGCGGCCTGATCCACGAAGGACGCGAAGGCCTGAACGAGTTCAAGCGCGCCTTTGCCCAGAAGACCGACGCAGGCTCCCTTGCCGACGTCATGAAGGGCGCGGACATGTTCCTCGGCCTGTCCGTCAAGGACGCCATCAGCAAGGACATGGTCAAGACCATGGCGCCCAACGCCATCATCTTCGCCTGCGCCAACCCGGACCCGGAAATCCCGTACGACGACGTCAAGGAAGTGCGTCCCGACATCGTCATGGGCACCGGTCGGTCCGACTTCCCCAACCAGATCAACAACGTGCTCGGCTTCCCCTACATCTTCCGCGGCGCGCTCGATTGCCGGGCCACAGCCATCAACGAGGAAATGAAGATCGCAGCGGCGCACGCCCTTGCCGATCTCGCCAAGCAGCCCGTTGCCAAGGACATCTGCGAAGCCTACGGCGTGGATTCCCTGGAATTCGGCATCGACTACATCATCCCCAAGCCCCTCGACCCGCGCGTGCTCACCCACCTCGCCCCGGCCGTGGCAAAAGCCGCCATGGATACCGGCGTGGCCCAGATTCAGCTCGATCTGGACCAGTACCGCAAGGAACTCGAAGAACGCATGGCCGCATCCAAGGCCCGCACCGCCAACGTCGTGGAATCCTTCGACTACGGTTTCTAG